The following are from one region of the Qipengyuania flava genome:
- a CDS encoding 3'(2'),5'-bisphosphate nucleotidase CysQ codes for MIDSARLESIVSEAGRIAYDLWPGTGNDLNAWEKKPGDPVCEADLAVDAFLKRELGALLPSAGWLSEETADDPSRLGHDLIWLVDPVDGTRDFIRGRTGWAVSVALISNGRPLIGSLCAPARGETWQAVAGQGAYRNSTKLSASTRAEFTGSRIPAHELPKNESDLVAVDQPNSIALRIAMVAADEADLVATVRWGFEWDVAAAGLIAREAGAAVSDAYGNKLDYNKRDPRAFGVLVSAPDIHGAAVDRLASRIAGMGKA; via the coding sequence ATGATCGACAGCGCACGCCTTGAATCCATCGTCTCCGAAGCGGGGCGGATTGCCTATGACCTGTGGCCGGGCACGGGTAACGACCTCAACGCATGGGAGAAAAAGCCCGGCGACCCGGTGTGCGAAGCGGACCTTGCCGTCGACGCTTTCCTGAAGCGCGAGCTGGGCGCGCTGCTGCCCTCGGCCGGCTGGCTGTCGGAAGAAACCGCCGATGACCCCTCGCGCCTCGGTCACGACCTCATCTGGCTGGTCGATCCGGTGGACGGCACGCGCGATTTCATTCGCGGGCGCACGGGCTGGGCGGTCTCGGTCGCGCTGATCAGCAATGGACGGCCGCTGATCGGGTCGCTGTGCGCGCCGGCCCGGGGCGAGACCTGGCAGGCGGTTGCGGGGCAGGGCGCCTATCGCAACTCCACCAAGCTGAGCGCGAGCACCCGCGCGGAGTTTACCGGTTCGCGAATCCCCGCGCACGAGTTGCCGAAGAACGAAAGTGACCTTGTGGCGGTCGACCAGCCCAACTCGATCGCCCTGCGCATCGCGATGGTGGCGGCGGACGAAGCCGACCTTGTGGCCACGGTCCGCTGGGGATTCGAATGGGATGTGGCCGCCGCCGGCCTGATCGCGCGCGAAGCAGGCGCGGCGGTGAGCGACGCCTATGGCAACAAGCTCGACTACAACAAACGCGATCCGCGAGCCTTCGGCGTGCTGGTCAGCGCGCCCGACATCCACGGTGCGGCGGTTGATCGGCTGGCAAGCCGGATAGCCGGGATGGGGAAGGCCTGA
- the ileS gene encoding isoleucine--tRNA ligase produces the protein MSEKRDYRDTVFLPKTDFPMKAGLPAKEPGIAARWADEKLYEQLREARKGRETFIFHDGPPYANGDMHIGHALNHTLKDMVCRTQNLLGKNAPYVPGWDCHGLPIEWKVEEQYRKKKKTKPVLSGANRDEAEVKAFRDECRAYAQHWVDVQREQLKRLGVMADWDNPYLTMQKDSEAIIVAELMKLAEAGNLYRGSKPVMWSPVEETALAEAEVEYEDITSTQIDVAFEITESPIEELVGAHAVIWTTTPWTIPVNQALAYGPEVAYILADMRPIPMSDDEEPLPAKRVLVAKNLVEEIENRLLVTLNQVRRIVGSELAGTVARHPMHHLGGFYAKPRPFLPGDFVTTDSGTGLVHMSPDHGEDDFELCKAHGIEPVFAVTNGGLYRDDWGWLGGDDERRRSVINKPFNSPEGPICEDLREAGALLSASADYEHSYPHSWRSKAKVIFRCTPQWFVPMDKDLGDGGTLRERATKAIADTRFVPEKGRNRIGSMVEGRPDWVLSRQRAWGVPITLFVRQDGTYLQDAEVNARVVAAVREEGMDAWNEGNKNAFLGDDHDPAEFEMVTDILDVWFDSGCTHAFVLESGRWPELHWPADLYLEGSDQHRGWFQSSLLESCATRGRAPYDQILTHGFTMASDGRKMSKSLGNTIDPLKVMEQYGADIIRLWALSVDFTEDHRIGDEILKGVADQYRKLRNTFRYLLGALDGFVGDMGDTGEIPELEVYVLALLADLDGKLRKAVEDYDFNTYTRLLVDFCNEDLSAFYFDIRKDSLYCDGPDSVRRNAYRTVLDILFHALVRYAAPVLVFTAEEVWGTRYPDGGSVHLLEWPAVPGVGADGERWGKLRALREDVMEAIEPLRREKTIRSGLEADVVVPASMVPEGFSDEDLAELFITASVTRSDSDTVTVTRTSESKCGRCWRLLPSVEEDGDLCDRCEPVVAQLDAAQ, from the coding sequence ATGTCCGAGAAGCGCGATTACAGAGACACGGTCTTCCTTCCCAAGACCGATTTCCCCATGAAAGCCGGCCTGCCTGCCAAGGAGCCGGGCATTGCCGCGCGCTGGGCGGACGAGAAGCTTTACGAGCAGCTGCGCGAGGCCCGCAAGGGACGCGAGACCTTCATCTTCCACGATGGCCCGCCGTATGCGAATGGCGACATGCACATCGGCCATGCGCTCAACCATACGCTGAAGGACATGGTCTGCCGCACGCAGAACCTGCTCGGCAAAAACGCGCCCTATGTGCCCGGCTGGGACTGCCACGGCCTGCCGATCGAATGGAAAGTCGAGGAGCAGTACCGCAAGAAGAAGAAAACCAAGCCGGTCCTCTCGGGCGCGAACCGCGACGAGGCGGAGGTGAAGGCCTTCCGCGACGAGTGCCGCGCCTACGCCCAGCACTGGGTCGATGTGCAGCGCGAGCAATTGAAGCGCCTCGGTGTGATGGCCGATTGGGACAATCCCTACCTCACCATGCAGAAAGACTCAGAGGCGATCATCGTCGCCGAGCTGATGAAGCTGGCCGAGGCGGGCAATCTCTATCGCGGCTCGAAGCCGGTGATGTGGAGCCCGGTGGAAGAAACCGCGCTCGCCGAGGCGGAGGTCGAATACGAGGACATCACCTCGACCCAGATCGACGTGGCGTTTGAGATCACGGAATCGCCGATCGAGGAATTGGTCGGCGCCCATGCGGTGATCTGGACGACGACGCCGTGGACGATCCCGGTGAACCAGGCTTTGGCTTACGGGCCGGAGGTCGCCTATATCCTTGCTGACATGCGGCCGATTCCGATGTCGGATGATGAAGAACCATTGCCCGCCAAGCGCGTGCTGGTTGCGAAAAATCTCGTTGAGGAGATCGAAAACCGGCTCCTCGTCACCCTCAATCAGGTCCGCCGGATTGTCGGCAGTGAACTCGCCGGAACCGTCGCCCGCCACCCGATGCACCACCTCGGCGGGTTCTACGCCAAGCCCCGCCCCTTCCTGCCGGGCGATTTCGTCACCACCGACAGCGGCACCGGCCTCGTCCACATGTCGCCCGACCATGGCGAGGACGATTTCGAGCTGTGCAAGGCGCATGGCATCGAGCCGGTCTTTGCCGTCACCAATGGCGGGCTTTACCGCGACGACTGGGGCTGGCTCGGCGGGGATGACGAGCGCCGCCGCAGCGTCATCAACAAGCCGTTCAATTCGCCCGAAGGCCCGATTTGCGAAGACCTGCGCGAAGCAGGCGCGCTGCTTTCGGCAAGCGCGGATTACGAGCACTCCTACCCGCACAGCTGGCGCTCGAAAGCCAAGGTGATCTTCCGCTGCACCCCGCAGTGGTTCGTGCCGATGGACAAGGACCTCGGCGACGGCGGCACCCTGCGCGAGCGCGCCACCAAGGCCATCGCCGACACGCGCTTCGTGCCCGAAAAGGGCCGCAACCGCATCGGCTCGATGGTCGAAGGCCGCCCCGACTGGGTGCTCTCCCGCCAGCGCGCCTGGGGCGTGCCGATCACGCTGTTCGTGCGCCAGGACGGCACCTATCTGCAGGACGCCGAGGTCAACGCCCGCGTCGTGGCCGCCGTGCGCGAAGAGGGCATGGACGCCTGGAACGAGGGCAACAAGAACGCCTTCCTCGGCGACGATCACGACCCGGCCGAATTCGAGATGGTCACCGACATTCTCGACGTCTGGTTCGATTCGGGCTGCACCCACGCCTTCGTGCTCGAAAGCGGGCGCTGGCCCGAACTGCACTGGCCGGCAGACCTCTACCTTGAAGGCTCCGACCAGCATCGTGGCTGGTTCCAGTCAAGCTTGCTCGAAAGCTGCGCGACGCGCGGCCGGGCGCCCTACGACCAGATCCTGACGCATGGCTTCACCATGGCGAGCGACGGGCGCAAGATGTCGAAGAGCCTCGGCAACACCATCGATCCGCTCAAGGTCATGGAGCAATACGGCGCGGACATCATCCGCCTGTGGGCGCTGAGCGTCGACTTCACCGAGGATCACCGCATCGGCGATGAGATCCTGAAGGGCGTTGCCGACCAGTATCGCAAACTGCGCAACACCTTCCGCTACCTGCTCGGCGCGCTCGACGGTTTTGTCGGCGACATGGGCGATACCGGCGAAATTCCCGAGCTGGAGGTCTATGTCCTCGCCCTGCTGGCCGACCTTGATGGCAAGCTGCGCAAGGCGGTCGAGGATTACGACTTCAACACCTACACGCGCCTGCTGGTCGATTTCTGCAACGAAGACCTCTCGGCCTTCTACTTCGATATCCGCAAGGACAGCCTCTATTGCGACGGGCCGGATTCGGTGCGCCGCAACGCCTATCGCACGGTGCTCGACATCCTGTTCCACGCGCTGGTGCGCTACGCCGCGCCGGTGCTGGTGTTCACCGCCGAAGAGGTCTGGGGCACGCGCTATCCCGATGGCGGCAGCGTCCACCTGCTCGAATGGCCGGCTGTGCCGGGCGTTGGCGCGGACGGCGAACGCTGGGGCAAGCTGCGCGCGCTGCGCGAAGACGTGATGGAAGCGATCGAGCCGCTGCGGCGCGAAAAGACCATCCGGTCCGGCCTCGAAGCCGATGTGGTCGTGCCTGCGAGCATGGTGCCCGAAGGCTTCTCCGACGAAGACCTCGCCGAGCTGTTCATCACCGCGTCAGTCACGCGCAGCGATAGCGACACGGTGACGGTCACGCGGACATCCGAAAGCAAGTGCGGGCGCTGCTGGCGCCTGCTGCCTTCCGTGGAGGAAGACGGCGATCTGTGCGATCGCTGCGAACCCGTCGTCGCGCAGCTGGATGCCGCCCAATGA
- a CDS encoding glycosyltransferase family 2 protein, whose translation MIDGRKVAVVLPAYNAAKTLQQTYEELPHDIVDDVILTDDKSSDETIALAKKLGIHTLAHTRNKGYGGNQKSCYAAALARGADIVVMVHPDYQYSPRLVSAMASMIASDHYDAVFASRILGNGALKGGMPVYKYIANRFLTATQNLLMGQKLSEYHTGYRAWSREALEKLPLMNCSDDFVFDNQMITQAAWFGLRMGEISCPTRYFEEASSINFWRSSVYGIGCLQSAAQYRLAKLGLMKAAIFETGAERTLDEPTRQAVLASL comes from the coding sequence ATGATTGACGGACGCAAGGTGGCGGTTGTTCTGCCGGCCTACAACGCAGCGAAGACTTTGCAGCAGACCTACGAAGAGCTGCCGCACGATATCGTCGACGACGTCATCCTCACCGACGACAAGAGCAGCGACGAAACCATCGCGCTGGCCAAGAAGCTCGGCATCCACACGCTCGCCCACACCCGCAACAAGGGATACGGCGGCAACCAGAAGTCCTGCTACGCCGCCGCCCTGGCGCGCGGTGCGGACATCGTGGTCATGGTCCACCCGGACTATCAGTACAGCCCGCGCCTCGTGAGCGCGATGGCGAGCATGATCGCCTCGGACCACTACGACGCCGTGTTCGCCTCGCGCATCCTCGGAAATGGTGCGCTCAAGGGCGGCATGCCGGTCTACAAGTACATTGCGAACCGCTTCCTCACCGCGACGCAGAACCTGCTGATGGGCCAGAAGCTGTCGGAATATCACACCGGCTACCGCGCCTGGAGCCGCGAGGCGCTTGAAAAGCTGCCGCTGATGAATTGCTCGGACGATTTCGTGTTCGACAACCAGATGATCACGCAGGCCGCATGGTTCGGCCTGCGGATGGGCGAAATCAGCTGCCCGACCCGCTATTTCGAAGAAGCCTCGAGCATCAATTTCTGGCGCTCGTCGGTCTATGGCATCGGCTGCCTCCAGTCGGCTGCGCAGTACCGGCTTGCCAAGCTCGGTCTCATGAAGGCCGCCATCTTCGAGACGGGCGCCGAGCGCACGCTCGACGAGCCGACCCGCCAGGCGGTTCTCGCAAGCCTGTGA
- a CDS encoding OmpA family protein: MKKSRILTASLASISLLTVSACVTDPNTGERKVSRTVLGGAGGAIVGGLLGGVIGGKTGRIIGAVGGAAAGGYVGYRMDQQIKELKEQTAGSGVDVTEVDGGEAILVNLPDGVTFSTGSYTISPGFRDLLDRVATSLTEYPNSLVDVYGHTDTTGSAETNQRLSEQRAQAVANYLISRGVASSRIRWMGFGETQLKVQTADGVNEPLNRRVEIKIIPFDQQDVEAAQAQGM; encoded by the coding sequence ATGAAAAAGTCGCGTATCCTCACCGCAAGCCTTGCATCCATCTCGCTGCTGACCGTTTCGGCCTGCGTGACCGACCCGAACACCGGTGAGCGCAAGGTTTCGCGCACCGTGCTTGGCGGCGCCGGCGGCGCCATCGTGGGCGGCCTGCTGGGCGGCGTCATCGGCGGCAAGACCGGACGCATCATCGGCGCCGTGGGCGGCGCAGCGGCCGGCGGTTACGTCGGCTACCGCATGGACCAGCAGATCAAGGAACTGAAAGAACAGACCGCCGGATCGGGCGTGGATGTGACCGAAGTCGACGGCGGGGAAGCCATTCTCGTCAACCTGCCCGACGGCGTCACCTTCTCGACCGGCAGCTACACGATCTCGCCGGGCTTCCGCGACCTGCTTGACCGCGTCGCGACGAGCCTGACGGAATATCCGAACAGCCTCGTGGACGTGTACGGCCACACCGACACCACCGGCTCGGCCGAGACCAACCAGCGCCTGTCCGAACAGCGCGCACAGGCTGTTGCGAACTACCTCATCTCGCGCGGGGTTGCTTCTTCGCGCATCCGCTGGATGGGTTTCGGCGAAACGCAGCTCAAGGTTCAGACCGCCGATGGCGTGAACGAACCGCTCAACCGCCGCGTCGAAATCAAGATCATCCCTTTCGACCAGCAAGATGTCGAAGCCGCACAGGCGCAGGGGATGTAA
- a CDS encoding hemolysin family protein, translating into MTPFPWTDLLIIAGLIVLNGVFAMSELAIVSARTARLRAAAQSGNGGARIALELAAEPGKFLSTVQIGITLIGIIAGAYSGASLGGPVGERLAALGVPASWAPQVGFAAVIALTTYLSLVVGELVPKQVALRAAAPIAMVMARPMALLAKIAAPLVWLLDASSSILIRLLGVRPAGQSAVTAEELHMLFAEATRSGVIEHEQHQMLQGVVRLAQRPVRELMTPRTEVDWIDIEADEDAIRAVLDESPHSLLPVAEGSPDKVLGVVKVREILTKFVAKEPINLAALMIKAEVVPDQLDAVDALRVLQQAEVAMAMVHDEYGHLDGIVTPVDLLTALVGDFVSDQDPGDAPGLVEREDGSLLVAGSLSADALADRLDIEYSEDREFGTAAGYALHVLKRLPSEGDFFTDQGWRFEVIDMDGRRIDKLLVSSESAVVQLED; encoded by the coding sequence GTGACACCCTTTCCCTGGACCGACCTGCTGATCATCGCCGGGCTGATCGTCTTGAATGGCGTTTTCGCCATGAGCGAGCTCGCCATCGTCTCCGCCCGCACCGCGCGGCTTCGTGCCGCCGCCCAGAGCGGCAATGGCGGGGCGCGCATTGCGCTCGAGCTGGCGGCGGAACCGGGCAAGTTCCTCTCGACCGTGCAGATCGGCATCACGCTCATCGGTATCATCGCCGGCGCCTATTCGGGCGCGAGCCTGGGCGGGCCGGTGGGCGAACGCCTCGCGGCCCTGGGCGTGCCGGCAAGCTGGGCCCCGCAGGTGGGATTTGCCGCCGTGATCGCGCTCACGACCTACCTCAGTCTCGTGGTCGGCGAACTCGTCCCGAAACAGGTTGCCCTGCGCGCCGCGGCGCCCATCGCCATGGTCATGGCGCGCCCTATGGCGCTGCTGGCCAAGATCGCGGCGCCGCTGGTGTGGCTGCTCGACGCTTCGTCTAGCATCCTCATTCGCCTGCTCGGCGTGCGACCGGCGGGGCAAAGCGCGGTCACGGCGGAAGAGCTGCACATGCTCTTCGCTGAAGCCACGCGTTCCGGGGTGATCGAGCACGAGCAGCACCAGATGCTGCAGGGCGTGGTGCGGTTGGCCCAGCGCCCCGTGCGCGAGCTGATGACGCCGCGAACCGAGGTGGACTGGATCGATATCGAAGCGGATGAGGACGCGATCCGGGCGGTTCTGGACGAAAGCCCGCACTCGCTGCTGCCGGTCGCCGAAGGCTCGCCCGACAAGGTGCTGGGCGTGGTCAAGGTCCGTGAGATCCTGACCAAGTTCGTCGCGAAGGAGCCGATCAATCTTGCCGCATTGATGATCAAGGCCGAGGTCGTGCCCGACCAGCTCGACGCGGTCGATGCGCTGCGCGTGCTCCAGCAGGCCGAAGTCGCCATGGCGATGGTCCATGACGAATACGGCCACCTCGACGGTATCGTGACGCCGGTCGACCTGCTGACCGCGCTGGTGGGCGATTTCGTGAGCGACCAGGATCCGGGCGATGCGCCTGGCCTCGTCGAGCGCGAGGACGGCAGCCTGCTGGTGGCCGGATCGCTCTCAGCCGATGCGCTCGCCGACCGGCTCGACATCGAATACAGCGAAGACCGCGAATTCGGGACCGCAGCCGGCTACGCGCTGCACGTCCTCAAGCGCCTGCCGAGCGAAGGCGATTTCTTCACCGACCAGGGCTGGCGCTTCGAAGTGATCGACATGGACGGCCGCCGGATCGACAAGCTGCTGGTGAGCAGTGAAAGCGCTGTGGTTCAGCTAGAGGACTGA
- a CDS encoding dihydrofolate reductase has translation MSLFLIYARAANGAIGKDGALPWHLPADLKRFKALTMGKPMIMGRKTFESLPGLLPGRRHIVLTRRERWDSTGAELVGSVEEALAAAGDGDVAVIGGAAIYDVFMEHADRIELTEIHEDFEGDTFMKPLGAEWEVVGREDFAAEDGRPAYSFVTLERAA, from the coding sequence ATGAGCCTCTTTCTCATCTACGCCCGCGCCGCCAATGGCGCGATCGGCAAGGACGGCGCGCTTCCCTGGCACCTTCCGGCCGATCTGAAGCGCTTCAAGGCGCTGACCATGGGCAAGCCGATGATCATGGGCCGCAAGACCTTTGAGAGCCTGCCCGGCCTGCTGCCTGGCCGCCGCCACATCGTGCTGACCCGCCGCGAGCGGTGGGATTCGACCGGCGCCGAGCTCGTTGGTTCGGTCGAGGAAGCGCTCGCTGCGGCTGGAGACGGCGACGTCGCGGTCATCGGCGGCGCGGCGATCTACGATGTGTTCATGGAGCACGCCGACCGCATCGAGCTGACCGAGATCCACGAGGACTTCGAGGGCGACACCTTCATGAAGCCGCTGGGCGCGGAATGGGAGGTCGTGGGCCGCGAGGACTTTGCTGCCGAGGATGGCCGTCCCGCCTACAGCTTCGTGACGCTGGAGCGCGCGGCGTGA
- a CDS encoding bifunctional riboflavin kinase/FAD synthetase — translation MRWLDHREPLPESLRGAIIALGNFDGFHLGHQAVAGEAIRWAREEGRPSIIATFDPHPVRHFKPDAPPFRLTTLEQRQELYLAAGATAMLVFHFDAELAGTTAEDFVLKLLGEHMGVAGVVTGEDFTFGKMRGGNFEKLVELGKSIGIEARAAQPVLDGGEPVSSSRVREALREGDPQEAARLLTRPFAIRGVVQHGDKRGREIGYPTANLPVEHYLRPKYGIYAVTGRILSTGQELKGAANIGIRPQFDPPKELLEPYFFDFSGDLYGQEIEVAFHQFLRGEAKFDSLEALIAQMEKDCDEARRLLG, via the coding sequence ATGAGGTGGCTCGATCACCGCGAGCCGCTGCCCGAAAGCCTGCGCGGCGCGATCATCGCGCTCGGCAATTTCGATGGCTTCCACCTCGGCCACCAGGCCGTGGCGGGCGAGGCGATCCGCTGGGCGCGCGAGGAAGGCCGCCCCTCGATCATCGCCACCTTCGACCCCCATCCCGTGCGCCATTTCAAGCCCGACGCGCCGCCCTTCCGCCTGACCACGCTCGAACAGCGCCAGGAACTCTATCTCGCCGCCGGCGCCACCGCGATGCTGGTGTTCCATTTCGACGCCGAGCTGGCTGGGACCACGGCGGAGGATTTCGTCCTCAAGCTGCTGGGCGAGCACATGGGCGTGGCAGGTGTCGTCACGGGCGAGGATTTCACCTTCGGCAAGATGCGCGGCGGCAATTTCGAGAAGCTGGTCGAGCTCGGCAAGTCCATCGGCATCGAGGCGCGCGCCGCGCAGCCGGTGCTGGATGGCGGCGAACCCGTTTCGTCCAGCCGCGTGCGCGAGGCGCTGCGCGAAGGCGACCCGCAGGAGGCCGCGCGGCTCCTCACCCGCCCCTTCGCCATTCGCGGCGTGGTCCAGCACGGCGACAAGCGCGGGCGCGAGATAGGCTATCCGACCGCCAATTTGCCGGTCGAGCACTACCTGCGCCCCAAATACGGCATCTACGCCGTCACGGGCCGCATCCTCTCGACGGGTCAGGAACTGAAGGGCGCCGCCAATATCGGCATCCGCCCGCAGTTCGATCCGCCCAAGGAGCTGCTCGAGCCCTATTTCTTCGATTTCTCGGGCGATCTCTACGGGCAGGAGATCGAAGTGGCCTTCCACCAATTCCTGCGCGGCGAGGCGAAGTTCGATTCGCTCGAGGCGCTGATCGCGCAGATGGAGAAGGATTGCGACGAGGCGCGGCGGCTTCTGGGCTGA
- a CDS encoding TVP38/TMEM64 family protein, producing MIPSRLLQVGAGLAVGGAIAGAFVLSRVPRAREWLEQAFLVIETNAASNLVWFALGQVLVAACGILPAAIMAVMAGAIYGVWKGMAISIVCTMLGGWLAFLLSRSFLRPVVARMMNRHAASARFDRSVGQEGWRFVCLLRVSPIMPFAATSYGLGLTDISQRDFLLGTTASLPSLLGYVALGAFGMEGLVMGTSGAGPLQWGLLAAGILTVIWAILRVGRLMKTSLAAEPA from the coding sequence GTGATCCCTTCCCGCCTCCTCCAGGTCGGCGCGGGCCTTGCCGTGGGCGGCGCGATAGCCGGCGCCTTCGTGTTGAGCCGTGTGCCGCGTGCCCGCGAATGGCTCGAGCAGGCCTTCCTCGTGATCGAGACCAACGCCGCGAGCAATCTCGTGTGGTTCGCACTCGGCCAGGTCCTTGTCGCGGCCTGCGGCATCCTGCCCGCCGCGATCATGGCGGTCATGGCCGGCGCGATCTACGGCGTGTGGAAGGGCATGGCGATCTCGATCGTGTGCACCATGCTCGGCGGATGGCTTGCCTTTCTCCTCAGCCGCAGCTTCCTGCGTCCGGTCGTCGCCCGCATGATGAACCGGCACGCAGCTTCCGCGCGGTTCGACCGCTCGGTCGGCCAGGAAGGCTGGCGCTTCGTGTGCCTGCTGCGCGTGTCCCCGATCATGCCCTTTGCCGCGACCAGCTATGGCCTGGGCCTGACCGATATCAGCCAGCGCGATTTCCTGCTCGGCACGACGGCCTCGCTGCCCTCGCTGCTTGGTTATGTTGCGCTCGGCGCTTTCGGCATGGAGGGGCTCGTGATGGGCACGAGTGGCGCAGGGCCGCTGCAATGGGGCCTGCTGGCTGCTGGCATCCTGACCGTGATCTGGGCGATCCTGCGCGTCGGCCGGCTGATGAAGACCTCGCTCGCGGCCGAACCGGCCTGA
- a CDS encoding dipeptidase, with the protein MTRKLLLGALGVIALVLAAFLTFAPGMAERDMNRIDGEPLIAVSDEAKALHATLDIVDLHADTLLWKRDLLEPASRGHVDLPRLREGNVALQIFSSVTKTPRGQNYDSNSADTDNITLLAIGQMQPVRTWGSLLERSLWHAEKLERAVETGRQEIYQVWTPVDLARLLEARKDTPKPVGALFSAEGLQSLEGDPDNLQTLYDAGMRMAGLTHFFNNELAGSMHGEEKGGLTPMGIEVIRRMERMGMIVDIAHCSHQCVAEVLGLATRPVVSSHGGVQATCEVNRNLTDDEIRGVAATGGIIGVGYWEGAVCDTSPRAAARAMKHIRDLVGIEHVALGSDYDGAVTVRFDTSELTQVTQALMDEGFTEDEIRAAMGGNALRVISQGLVPQ; encoded by the coding sequence GTGACGCGCAAGCTCCTCTTAGGCGCGCTGGGCGTAATTGCCCTCGTGCTCGCCGCCTTCTTGACCTTCGCGCCCGGAATGGCCGAGCGGGACATGAACCGCATCGACGGCGAGCCGCTGATCGCCGTGTCCGACGAGGCGAAGGCGCTCCACGCCACGCTCGATATCGTCGACCTGCACGCCGATACGCTGCTGTGGAAGCGCGACCTGCTCGAACCGGCGAGCCGCGGCCATGTCGACCTGCCGCGCCTTCGCGAAGGCAATGTCGCGCTGCAGATCTTCTCCAGCGTGACCAAGACCCCGCGCGGGCAGAATTATGATTCCAACTCCGCCGACACGGACAACATCACGCTGCTCGCTATCGGCCAGATGCAGCCGGTGCGGACCTGGGGCAGCCTGCTGGAACGCTCGCTGTGGCATGCCGAGAAGCTGGAACGCGCGGTCGAAACCGGGCGCCAAGAGATCTACCAGGTCTGGACGCCTGTGGACCTTGCCCGCCTGCTGGAAGCCCGCAAGGACACACCAAAGCCGGTCGGCGCGCTGTTCAGCGCCGAAGGGCTGCAAAGCCTCGAAGGCGATCCCGACAACCTACAGACGCTTTACGACGCAGGGATGCGCATGGCGGGCCTCACCCACTTCTTCAACAACGAGCTCGCCGGGTCGATGCATGGCGAGGAGAAAGGCGGCCTCACGCCCATGGGGATCGAGGTCATCCGCCGGATGGAGCGTATGGGCATGATCGTCGACATCGCCCACTGCAGCCACCAATGCGTCGCCGAAGTGCTTGGCCTTGCAACGCGCCCGGTGGTCTCCAGCCATGGCGGCGTGCAGGCGACCTGCGAGGTCAACCGCAACCTTACCGATGACGAAATTCGCGGCGTTGCTGCGACCGGCGGCATCATTGGCGTCGGCTATTGGGAAGGCGCCGTGTGCGACACCTCGCCGCGCGCCGCGGCCCGCGCGATGAAGCACATACGCGACCTTGTCGGCATCGAACACGTGGCGCTCGGCAGCGATTACGATGGCGCGGTGACGGTGCGATTCGACACATCGGAACTGACGCAGGTAACGCAGGCGCTGATGGACGAAGGCTTCACCGAGGACGAGATTCGTGCGGCCATGGGCGGCAACGCCCTGCGCGTGATCAGCCAAGGGCTGGTGCCGCAATGA
- a CDS encoding DUF3035 domain-containing protein — translation MTKFARIAPRFAILAGLGAMTAACGSGGLLNRDRPDEFAVQRQAPLVVPPDFNLVPPQPGAPRPAEGSAAQQSLEALFGGPQARSTVETNVLERAGTALPGIRSAVGDPETATVAKGTVTRDIIAAPEGDGASAAAVIPG, via the coding sequence ATGACCAAATTCGCCCGTATCGCCCCAAGATTCGCGATTCTTGCCGGCCTCGGCGCCATGACCGCGGCATGTGGCAGCGGCGGCCTGCTCAACCGCGACCGTCCCGACGAGTTTGCCGTGCAGCGCCAGGCGCCGCTGGTGGTCCCGCCCGACTTCAACCTCGTACCCCCGCAGCCCGGTGCCCCGCGCCCGGCCGAAGGCAGCGCCGCGCAGCAGTCACTCGAAGCGCTCTTCGGCGGCCCGCAGGCCCGCAGCACGGTGGAAACGAACGTCCTCGAACGCGCCGGCACCGCCCTTCCGGGCATCCGCAGCGCGGTGGGCGATCCTGAGACCGCCACTGTTGCCAAGGGCACGGTGACCCGCGACATCATCGCCGCTCCCGAAGGCGACGGCGCAAGCGCGGCTGCTGTTATTCCGGGTTGA
- the lspA gene encoding signal peptidase II translates to MTPVLKNRLIGCVVALAIFAADQWSKSYVTKTLGIDRVGDSMELLPFFDLRFTRNFGVSLGMLEATSPEMRWGLVLLTAAIALVVTIWMLREKLLGDILGLSLILGGALGNIKDRYELGYVVDFADLHIGDFRPFLIFNVADAAITIGVVIILARAFFMRDKDDQEVDDLMNSKAADAAETK, encoded by the coding sequence ATGACCCCGGTGCTCAAAAACCGCCTGATCGGCTGCGTCGTCGCGTTGGCGATTTTCGCCGCCGACCAGTGGAGCAAGAGCTACGTCACGAAGACGCTCGGCATCGATCGCGTTGGCGATTCGATGGAGCTGCTGCCGTTCTTCGACCTGCGCTTCACCCGCAATTTCGGCGTCTCGCTCGGCATGCTTGAGGCGACCAGCCCGGAGATGCGTTGGGGGCTCGTGCTGCTGACCGCTGCCATCGCGCTGGTGGTGACCATCTGGATGCTGCGCGAGAAGCTGCTCGGCGATATCCTCGGCCTGTCGCTGATCCTCGGCGGGGCGCTGGGCAACATCAAGGACCGCTACGAGCTCGGATACGTTGTCGATTTCGCGGACCTTCATATCGGGGATTTCCGCCCCTTCCTTATTTTCAACGTCGCCGATGCGGCTATCACCATCGGCGTCGTCATCATCCTTGCGCGCGCGTTCTTCATGCGCGACAAGGACGACCAAGAGGTCGATGACCTCATGAACAGCAAGGCGGCCGACGCCGCGGAGACCAAGTGA